The genomic region ATTCTCGCGGAAGAACGGCCGGCGCGGCGGCTGCGCGGCAGGTGCCGGCGGAATGAACCGCTGCGCCCGCTGCGGGAGCGTGCACCGGTCGGACCGCACCCCGGAAAAATGACCTCCCATGCCCGCGCCACAACGGGCCGGAGGCCTGCAGCCGCATGGACCGTGCCGGCGGCAACTTTTTACTATGCGTTGAGGCTGAACTACCATTATAGTCCGCATACGTGCTGAGTGTATATGGCGAACTACAGGCTGAAAAAGGGATACGACATCCGCATCGCGGGCGAGGCCGAAAAGTTCATCGAGCGCGCGCCGTTGCCTGAGAGCGTGGGGCTGTATCCGGCCGACTTTTACGGCATGACGCCGAAACCGCTTGTGGAGGGCGGCGAACGGGTCAAGGTCGGCACGCCGCTCTGGCGCGACAAGCGCAGGGAGTCGCTCGTCGTCACGTCTCCGGTTAGCGGCACGGTGGCAGAAGTCCGCCGCGGAGAGCGGCGGGTGCTGGGGGCCGTGGTCATACGGACCGACGGAAAACAGCACGTCGCCACGACAGCCGCCCCCCCTCCAAAACGCGTATCTTCCTCGGCGCGAGGAGACATCATCGGCGCACTCTGTGCGGCCGGACTCTTCCCCCTCGTCCGCCAGCGCCCCTTCGGCACGATCGCCGACCCACAGGCCACGCCGCGCGACATCTTCGTTACGGCCATGGACACCGCGCCGCTCGCTCCGGACCAGGGGCTCATTATAAAAAACCACCAGCGGGAATTCCAGCGTGGCATCGACGTGCTCGCGGTCCTCACCCCGGGCAAAGTGCATCTCTGCGCGGATGGAGGCCCGGGCGGCGACTCCCTTTTCGACGGCGTGAAAAACGTTGAGCACCACCGCTTCGCAGGCCCGCACCCTGCCGGAAACGTCGGCGTGCATATCCATCACGTCTCCCCGATACGCGGCGCCGGCGACATCGTGTGGCACTGCACGGTCCAGGGGGTCATTCTGATCGGACGATTTTTCATTGCGGGTGCGCCCTCGTTCGAGGTTACGGCAGCCGTAGCGGGACCGGCGGCGGCGCGGAGACGTTACGTAGAGGTCCTTGCGGGCGCGGAGATTTCATCCTTCGCCGGGGCGTCGGACGCGTTTCCGTCGGCGCGATTCATTTCCGGGAACGTCCTCACGGGCCGCAATGCCGGCGCGGACGGCTTTCTCGGCTTCGGCGACAACCTGGTCACAATCATTCCTGAAACGAAAAAAAGCGTGTTCCTGGGCTGGCTCTCCCCGGGGTTCTCGCTCGAGAGCTTCTCGGGCTCGTTTGTCTCGCGGCTTATGCCGCGGCGGCGCTTCGCGATCGACACCAACCGCAACGGCAGCGTCCGCGCCTTCGTCGCCACCGGCATCTACGAGCGCCTGCTGCCGATGGATATACTGCCTTTGTTTCTCCTGAAGTCCATACTCGCCGGCGATATCGAGGAGATGGAAAAGCTCGGCATACTCGATGTAACGCCGGAAGACTTCGCGCTGTGCGAATATGCCTGCCCCTCCAAGACCGACATACAGCGCATACTGCGAGACGGGATCGATCTCGTGCTCAAGGAGGCGCGGGAAAGAGAATGAAACCACCCGGAAAGATGCGATCGGCGTTCGAAAAAGGGGGACGCCTCGAACGGTTCTGGCCGCTCGTCGACGCGGCCGAGACCTTTTTCTTCCGCCTGCCGGTGCGCACGGCCGGCGGGGCCCATATCCGCGACGCGTACGACCTCAAGCGCATGATGATGATCGTTGTGGTTGCGCTCTTTCCCAGCATGATCTTCGGCACCTATAACGTCGGCTACCAGTTTTACGCCTCGGCCGGCATTTCGGCCGATCACATCGCCTGCATGCTCAAGGGCCTTACGGTGATCATTCCGCTCTACGTCGTCACCTTCGCCGTCGGCGGGGCCTGGGAGGTGTTCTTCGCCCTCATCCGCGGCGAGGAGATCAACGAGGGATTTTTCGTCACCGGCGCGCTCATCCCGCTCGTCATGCCGCCGGCCATCCCGCTGTGGCAGCTTGCGCTGGCGGTGAGCTTCGGCGTGGTGCTCGGCAAGGAGCTCTTCGGCGGCACGGGTATGAACATCTTCAACCCGGCGCTCGTCAGCCGCGCTTTTCTTTTCTTCGCCTATCCAAAGTCCATCTCGGGCGCCGGCGTGTGGACGCTCACCGGCGACAGGGTGGTCGACGCCTACACCATGGCCACGCCGCTGCACCTTGGCATCGAGCCGAAGGGAGACATCATAACCCATCTTTCAGCCAACGGGTTCGATTTCTGGAGGATGTTCACCGGCCTCGAACCGGGCAGCATAGGGGAGACCAGCGTTATCGCGATACTGATCGGGGCGCTCATCCTCATCATAACAGGCGTCGGGAGCTGGCGAATCATCGTTTCGGTCTTCGCCGGCGGCGCTGTGGTGGCGCTCGTCTGCAACGCCTTCGCCCCGTCGCCCGCGAGCATACTGGCGCTCCCCGCGCACTACCATTTCGTGATGGGCGGCTTCGCCTTCGGCGCGGTCTTCATGGCCACCGACCCGGTCTCGGCCGCGGGGACGAACTCCGGCAAGTACGTCTATGGCTTTTTGATCGGCGCGCTCACCGTCATGGTCCGCACGCTCAACCCGGCCTACCCGGAAGGGATGATGCTCGCCATACTCTTCATGAATCTTTTCGCGCCGCTCATCGATTACACGGTGGTGCAGCTCAATATGAAACGGAGGGTGCGCCGTGCGGCAGGGTAACGCGTACACGCTCATCTTTCTGGCAGCGGTGGCGCTCGCCGCCTCGCTCGTCCTCTCCCTCGCCTCTCATCTCCTCAAGGAGCGTCAGGTCCTGCTGCAGCGGGCCGACATGAAACGGAACATCCTCATCGCCGCGGGCTTCATGGAGTGCTACGCGGACGCCCACGAGGCGAAACGCGAGATGGATCCCGGCATCTGCGCCGACGTGCATCTCTATTACCAGGCGCACATGCGCGCGCTGCTTCTCGACCACCGGGGGAAGGTCGTCGATGAACCGGGAACGCGCCCGGAACTCGTGGATCCCGCGCGCGAGGCCGAAAAGCCCCCCGGGAAACGGCGCTATCCGGTTTTTCTGCGCGTCGATTCGATCAAAGGAAAAGAAGTGGTCTCCGCCTACTGCATCCCCATTTACGGAAAGGGACTCTGGTCCTCGCTCTATGGATATCTCGCGCTCGAGCCCGACCTCAACACCGTAAAGGGCCTCACCTTCCATAAACAGGGCGAGACGCCGGGGCTCGGCGCCGAAATACAGTCCCGCTGGTTCCAGGATGGATTCAAGGGAAAGAAGATACTGGACGGCGGGGGGAACCTCGTCTCCATTACCGTGCTCAAGGGGAAGCTGGACCCGTCCTCACCGCAGGCCGCTCATCTGGTGGACGGCATCAGCGGCGCGACCCTGACCACGAAGGGCGTCACGGAACTCTTGATGAGAAGCCTCTCGATGTACGAGCCCTATTTCACAATGATCCGTCGCGGAGGTGTCGAACATGGCAGTCGATAAAAAAATCTTCCTTTCCCCGATAAACGAAAACAATCCCATCACCACCCAGGTGCTGGGCATATGCTCGGCGCTCGCCGTCACCTCGCAGCTCAAGCCGTCGATCGTGATGGGGCTGGCCGTCATCGCCGTGGTCGCCTTCTCGAACCTTATCACCTCGTTCATGCGGGAATATATTCCGCAGAAGGTGCGCATCATCGTCGAGATGACCGTGGTGGCCTCGCTCGTCATCCTTGTGGACCAGCTGCTCAAGGCCTACGCCTTCCAGATGTCCAAGCAGCTTTCGGTCTTTGTGGGCCTCATCATCACCAACTGCATCGTGCTGGGGCGCATCGAGGCCTTCTCGATGGGAAACCGCCCCGTTCCATCATTTGTCGACGGACTGGGGAACGGCCTGGGATACGCGCTCATCCTCTTTGTCGTCGGTTTTTTCCGGGAACTCCTGGGGTTCGGAAAAATCCTCGGCTACCAGGTGCTCCCGGAGTCGCTGTACGCGGCGGGCTACGAGAACAACGGCCTGATGGTGCTCGCACCGGGCGCGTTCATCATCCTCTCGCTCATCATCTGGCTGCAGCGAACCATATCCGGATACCGCGAGGACTGAGGCGTCATGGAACTTGTAAACATCGGCATTCGCGCGATATTCACCGAAAACATCATACTGGCGTATTTCCTGGGCATGTGCTCGTTCCTGGCCCTGTCGAAAAAAATGCCAACATCGCTCGGCCTGGGCGTGGCGGTGGTCTTCGTTCTCTCCATCACCGCCCCGGCCAACTGGATCATCCACGAGTACGTGCTCCGCGAGGGCGCGCTCGCGTGGCTCGGCCCGCAATTCAAGGAGGTGGACTTAGGCTTTCTCGTATTCATCTCGTTCATAGCCGTCATAGCGGCGCTGGTACAGGTTGTGGAAATGGCGATCGAAAAGTTCTCGTCGAAGCTCTACAGCGCTCTCGGCATCTATCTTCCGCTCATCACGGTCAACTGCGCGATCCTCGGCGTTTCGCTCTTCATGGTGGAGCGCCGGCTAACGCTCGCCGAAACCGCGGTCTTCGGCTTCAGCTCCGGACTCGGCTGGTTCATGGCCATTGTCAGCATGGCGGCAATACGGTGGAAACTGCGCTATTCGAACATTCCCTCCGGCATGAGGGGGCTGGGCATCACCATGCTTGTCACCGGCCTCATGGCCATGGCGTTCATGATATTCTCCGGAATCAGCCTGGGGCACTGATATGATCGTCATCGTAACGGGAGTCGCGGCGTTTTCTTTCATCATCCTCGCGCTCGGCCTTGTCATCATCGCGGCCGAATCACGCCTGGCGCCCAAGGGGGCCGCCCGCATCGTCATTAATGGTGACGCGGAAAAAGCCTTCGATGCTCAGCCGGGCAAGTCCCTGCTCACCGTCCTCTCGCGGCAGGGCATACTCCTGCCATCGGCATGCGGCGGCAAGGGGACCTGCGGCACCTGCAAGTGCCGGGTGACGGAAGGCGGCGGCGACATCCTCCCCACCGAGACGGCGCATATCACGCGCGCCATGGAGAAACAGCACTGGCGCCTTTCGTGCCAGGTCAAGGTGCGGACCGACATGGCTGTGCGCGTTCCCGAGGAGATATTCTCGATCAAAAAATGGGACTGCGAGGTGGTATCGAACAACAACGTGGCCACGTTCATCAAGGAGTTCGTGGTGCGCCTCCCGGAGGGTGAGTCGCTCGACTTCAGGCCCGGCGGCTACGTACAGATCGACATCCCGCCGTACGCGATCGGCTTCGCGAAGGACATCGAGGTGGAGCCCGCATACATCGACGACTGGAAGCGCCTGGACATCTTCGATCTTAAATCAGGGAACGCGTCCACCGACACGCGCGCCTATTCCATGGCCAACCACCCGGCCGAGGGAAACCTCGTCAAGCTCAACGTCCGCATCGCCACGCCGCCCTGGGACTTCAAGCGCAGGCATTTCAGCAATCTGCCCCCGGGTATCGG from Spirochaetota bacterium harbors:
- a CDS encoding NADH:ubiquinone reductase (Na(+)-transporting) subunit B; amino-acid sequence: MKPPGKMRSAFEKGGRLERFWPLVDAAETFFFRLPVRTAGGAHIRDAYDLKRMMMIVVVALFPSMIFGTYNVGYQFYASAGISADHIACMLKGLTVIIPLYVVTFAVGGAWEVFFALIRGEEINEGFFVTGALIPLVMPPAIPLWQLALAVSFGVVLGKELFGGTGMNIFNPALVSRAFLFFAYPKSISGAGVWTLTGDRVVDAYTMATPLHLGIEPKGDIITHLSANGFDFWRMFTGLEPGSIGETSVIAILIGALILIITGVGSWRIIVSVFAGGAVVALVCNAFAPSPASILALPAHYHFVMGGFAFGAVFMATDPVSAAGTNSGKYVYGFLIGALTVMVRTLNPAYPEGMMLAILFMNLFAPLIDYTVVQLNMKRRVRRAAG
- the nqrC gene encoding NADH:ubiquinone reductase (Na(+)-transporting) subunit C is translated as MRQGNAYTLIFLAAVALAASLVLSLASHLLKERQVLLQRADMKRNILIAAGFMECYADAHEAKREMDPGICADVHLYYQAHMRALLLDHRGKVVDEPGTRPELVDPAREAEKPPGKRRYPVFLRVDSIKGKEVVSAYCIPIYGKGLWSSLYGYLALEPDLNTVKGLTFHKQGETPGLGAEIQSRWFQDGFKGKKILDGGGNLVSITVLKGKLDPSSPQAAHLVDGISGATLTTKGVTELLMRSLSMYEPYFTMIRRGGVEHGSR
- the nqrE gene encoding NADH:ubiquinone reductase (Na(+)-transporting) subunit E, with translation MELVNIGIRAIFTENIILAYFLGMCSFLALSKKMPTSLGLGVAVVFVLSITAPANWIIHEYVLREGALAWLGPQFKEVDLGFLVFISFIAVIAALVQVVEMAIEKFSSKLYSALGIYLPLITVNCAILGVSLFMVERRLTLAETAVFGFSSGLGWFMAIVSMAAIRWKLRYSNIPSGMRGLGITMLVTGLMAMAFMIFSGISLGH
- the nqrF gene encoding NADH:ubiquinone reductase (Na(+)-transporting) subunit F; its protein translation is MIVIVTGVAAFSFIILALGLVIIAAESRLAPKGAARIVINGDAEKAFDAQPGKSLLTVLSRQGILLPSACGGKGTCGTCKCRVTEGGGDILPTETAHITRAMEKQHWRLSCQVKVRTDMAVRVPEEIFSIKKWDCEVVSNNNVATFIKEFVVRLPEGESLDFRPGGYVQIDIPPYAIGFAKDIEVEPAYIDDWKRLDIFDLKSGNASTDTRAYSMANHPAEGNLVKLNVRIATPPWDFKRRHFSNLPPGIGSSYIFSRKPGDMVSISGPFGEFFIQETGREMMYIGGGAGMAPLRSHIFHLFHTEKTKRRVNYWYGARSKREIFYEDEFRAIEKKFKNFLFNIALSEPLPEDNWKGNRGFIHQAVYENYLKKHHAPDEIEYYLCGPPMMLDAVQKMLDDLGVDPEMIRFDKFG
- a CDS encoding Na(+)-translocating NADH-quinone reductase subunit A, giving the protein MANYRLKKGYDIRIAGEAEKFIERAPLPESVGLYPADFYGMTPKPLVEGGERVKVGTPLWRDKRRESLVVTSPVSGTVAEVRRGERRVLGAVVIRTDGKQHVATTAAPPPKRVSSSARGDIIGALCAAGLFPLVRQRPFGTIADPQATPRDIFVTAMDTAPLAPDQGLIIKNHQREFQRGIDVLAVLTPGKVHLCADGGPGGDSLFDGVKNVEHHRFAGPHPAGNVGVHIHHVSPIRGAGDIVWHCTVQGVILIGRFFIAGAPSFEVTAAVAGPAAARRRYVEVLAGAEISSFAGASDAFPSARFISGNVLTGRNAGADGFLGFGDNLVTIIPETKKSVFLGWLSPGFSLESFSGSFVSRLMPRRRFAIDTNRNGSVRAFVATGIYERLLPMDILPLFLLKSILAGDIEEMEKLGILDVTPEDFALCEYACPSKTDIQRILRDGIDLVLKEARERE
- a CDS encoding NADH:ubiquinone reductase (Na(+)-transporting) subunit D: MAVDKKIFLSPINENNPITTQVLGICSALAVTSQLKPSIVMGLAVIAVVAFSNLITSFMREYIPQKVRIIVEMTVVASLVILVDQLLKAYAFQMSKQLSVFVGLIITNCIVLGRIEAFSMGNRPVPSFVDGLGNGLGYALILFVVGFFRELLGFGKILGYQVLPESLYAAGYENNGLMVLAPGAFIILSLIIWLQRTISGYRED